The following are encoded together in the Fundulus heteroclitus isolate FHET01 chromosome 19, MU-UCD_Fhet_4.1, whole genome shotgun sequence genome:
- the LOC118556031 gene encoding interactor protein for cytohesin exchange factors 1-like, which translates to MLAKVWSDFERRLRVKLRSLRLWWQAAFPLSVNPSMAADDYNPVSLRHKSKKKTRGGNGTMSRRRISVKELGQPDHQGWLYRKKETKGFLGIKWKKYWFVLKKTALYWYSNQLAEKAEGYIDLTNFMIDVAIECKKKHAFKACHPQVMMFYFAAENHEDMNRWLNKLGLASIHYEQTDQTAAECYSEASDHEEAESAEIPPPPYSEQTLRDTVDALDPPGSTHQGTLPPPYSSTASGEASDLLSSPVSTMTSQSSASSLAKQRQSWLDLVSQASSTPAVETAVVCSVQVHSHCPPQGREEGGGASEGSVSQDSLDSNGSNNDSPVAQGEEQRDVLGAQIEGKCENTSDEMEKLYIHLKEASLSPIGDRKPSTKREFRASFVKRCKNQTVNDKLHHIRALKSTLKSKEADLQAIEQVLTDPELSSEKFRGWKEANAPLMTEICLKTDQRVAPEAAMTEASVAAPVPETSL; encoded by the exons ATGCTCGCCAAGGTTTGGTCAGACTTTGAACGGAGACTTCGGGTCAAACTGCGATCTCTGAGACTATGGTGGCAG GCTGCCTTCCCTTTATCTGTGAATCCTTCAATGGCTGCTGACGACTATAACCCT GTCTCCCTGCGGCACAAGTCGAAGAAGAAGACCCGAGGAG GCAATGGTACCATGAGCAGAAGGCGAATCTCCGTCAAAGAGCTCGGTCAGCCGGACCACCAGGGCTGGCTTTACAGGAAGAAGGAGACCAAGGGCTTCCTGGGCATCAAATGGAAGAAGTACTGGTTTGTCCTTAAGAAGACGGCTCTCTACTGGTACTCCAACCAGCTG GCGGAGAAGGCAGAGGGCTACATTGACCTCACCAACTTCATGATAGACGTAGCCATCGAGTGCAAGAAAAAGCA TGCTTTCAAAGCCTGCCACCCTCAGGtcatgatgttttattttgctgctgAGAACCACGAGGACATGAATCG GTGGTTGAATAAGCTCGGGCTGGCCTCCATTCATTATGAGCAAACTGATCAAACGGCAGCTG AGTGCTATAGTGAAGCCAGCGATCATGAAGAAGCTGAGAGCGCAGAAATCCCCCCGCCGCCATACTCAGAACAGACGCTACGGGATACTGTGGATGCGCTGGATCCACCCGGGAGCACACATCAG ggcaCTCTTCCTCCCCCCTATTCCTCCACAGCTTCCGGAGAAGCGAGCGATTTGCTCTCCTCCCCCGTCAGTACCATGACGTCGCAGAGCTCGGCCTCGTCGCTCGCCAAGCAGCGGCAGTCCTGGCTGGACCTCGTCTCGCAGGCGTCCTCTACTCCGGCGGTGGAAACGGCAGTGGTGTGCTCTGTCCAGGTCCACTCGCACTGTCCGCCACAAGGAAGAGAGGAAGGGGGAGGAGCATCGGAAGGCTCCGTTTCACAGGACTCCTTGGACTCAAATGGGTCCAACAATGACAGCCCTGTGGCGCAAGGGGAGGAGCAGAGGGATGTTTTAGGTGCTCAAATTGAAG GCAAGTGTGAGAACACCTCGGACGAGATGGAAAAGCTGTACATTCATCTTAAGGAGGCCAGCCTCTCGCCGATAGGCGATCGCAAACCATCCACGAAAAGGGAATTCAGGGCATCTTTTGTCAAACGCTGTAAAAACCAGACCGTTAATGATAAGCTACACCATATCAGGGCACTCAAAAGCACGTTAAAG TCTAAAGAGGCGGACTTGCAAGCAATAGAGCAGGTGCTGACCGACCCGGAGCTTTCCTCGGAGAAGTTCAGAGGGTGGAAGGAGGCCAACGCGCCTTTAATGACGGAGATCTGCCTCAAAACCGACCAGAGGGTGGCGCCAGAGGCTGCGATGACTGAAGCGTCAGTCGCTGCTCCTGTTCCGGAGACCAGTTTATAA